Below is a genomic region from Miniphocaeibacter halophilus.
AAGTTAATTTCCAAGTTGAAGAAAATGTAGACTATACCTTATTAAAAGAAGAAGAAGAAATTGCTATAATTAAGATTTTAGATAATTTTAGTAATGTTTTAGAAAATGCTGCTAATAAATTAGAACCATCATTTGTTACAAGATATTCAGTAGAATTAGCAAAGGCTTTTAATAGATTTTATAATTCATGTCCAATAAGTTCGGCAGAAGAAAATCTTAAAAGTGCCAGATTACTTCTAACATATGCAACGAAGGTAGTTTTAACTACAAGTTTGAATTTATTGGGAATAGCAGCTCCTGAAAAAATGTAAGACTAGTTTAACTAGTCTTTTTTAGATAGGTGAAAAATGAAAATTTTATTAACATCTTTAAATACAAAATATATTCATAGTAATATTGCAATACAATATTTAAAATCAACTGTGAAGGACTATTATAAAGTTGACACAAAGGATTTTACTATTAATCAAAATATAGATGATATTATTTATGAAATCATGAAAAATGATTATGAGATAATAGGATTTTCCACATATATTTGGAATGTTGAAGAAACTTTAAAAATATGTAAGAAAATCAAAAAAATAAAGGAAGATATTATAATTATACTAGGAGGACCTGAAGTATCCTATAATGGAGAGGAATTATTAAAGGAAAACAAAAGTATTGATTATATTATTTCAGGTGAGGGAGAATTAGTTTTTTTTAAATTATTAAATTATATAGTAAATAAAGAATCTATTTTACCTGATGGAATTTTAGGAAGAAAGAATAATAATATATTAGGAAATACAAATTACCAAGTAATAAATGATTTAAAAATATCTGAATTTGAATATACTGATGAACACATTAAAGACAAAAAAATAATATATTATGAAACTTCAAGAGGCTGTCCCTACAATTGTGAATTTTGTCTTTCCTCTTCTACAAAAAAAGTTAGATATTTCGATTTAGAGAGATGTAAGAAAGACATTAAAAAATTTATTGATTTAGAAGTACCACTAGTTAAATTTATAGACAGAACATTTAACTACGACAAAAACCGTGCTTTAGAGTTAATGAAGTTTATTAAAGAAAATGATAAGGGAGTAACAACATTTCATTTAGAAATACACCCTACATTAATTGACAAGGATTACTTGAAATTATTTAAGAATTTAAGAAAAGATCTTTTTCAATTTGAAATTGGCGTTCAATCAACTAATGTTAAAACTTGTAAGGCAATAAAAAGAGTAGGGGAATTTGAACAAATAAAAAAAGTTTGTAAAGAAATAATAAGTTATAACAATATTCATTTACATTTAGATTTAATTACAGGTTTACCCTTTGAGGATTATGAAAGTTTAAAAAAATCCTTTAACGATATTTTATCGATTAGACCTGATAAACTTCAATTAGGGTTTTTAAAGGTTTTAAAGGGTTCACCATTGTGGTATAAAAGTAAAGAATATGGAATTATTTATGATGATGATCCACCTTTTGAAGTTATATTTACCAAATGGATAAGCTATGATGAAATTCAGAAAATTAAACTTATAGAAACATTAGTAGATAAATATTATAATGAAAAATACTTTATTAACACTTTTGAATTTGTTGTAAAGAATTATTATAAAACAGATTTTGATTTTTTTGAAGATTTTTCAAATTATTGGAAGAAAAACAACTACTATTTTAGGAATCACTCAAGAGATAATCTTTATTTGATTTTCAAAGATTTTATTGTATTTAAAGATTTCAAATATAAAAATATTCTTTTAGAATTACTTATTCATGACTATATAATTACAAATAAAAAAATTCCTTATTTTTTAAACCCGGCAGTAATTGAAAACCAGATAAAACATGAATTATTAAAAAATGATGAAATTTTGAATACTATTGGAAAATATGCCCTAGGTATGACAACAAAAAAATTGGTTAAGAATATTTTTATCTTAAAATTTAAGTATGATATAATTGATGTTATGAAAAATAACAATTATTATGAAAAAAATTGTATTGTATTATATGATAAAAACAACAATGAATTTTATAATATAACAGATTATTATAAGGAGATAATATGAATTATTTACAAGATTTTCTTTATGTACAAAAAACTGCAATAAAGAATACTTTTAAAGGAATAAGGTATTTTTTTATTGTAGCCATAGCTATAATAGCAAGTTCACTAGTTATTAATATTGTAAGTAATATTTTAAATTCAATATTTGGGTTTGGAATGTTTTCAATTATAATAGACCTATTAATATATATATTAGAAATTTTTATAATTTCTTTTATAATGAATATATTATTTAAGGCTGTAAAGACAAATGGAAAGGGTAAGGGATTTATTCAAGATAGTAGTAGCCAATTTATGTATAAAATAATTCAAATAGCATTTATATTCTATTTAGTAAGGTTAATTTTACAAATTGGTGGTTTATATAGAATATATAATTTTTTAATTCCTGTTCTTTTAATAGTATTCAATGCCTTGCCAGAGTCCATATATTTGGAAAATTATGATTCTCAAGGAACTTTAATACATTCCTTGGAATTTCTAAAAAATAATATAATAAATTGGGGATTACCAAATTTATTATTCTTTGGAGTGTTATGGCTTTTAGACTTACCATATATATTACCTTTTAATATTTCATTTACTAAAAATATTTTAGATATTTTAATTTCATTATTAATAGTATTAATCTATAGTATATTTTTAATATACAGAGGAAATTTATTTGAGATTTTAAATGGTTCATCAATGAGAAAACGAGATTATATGAGGAAGTTTAATTAATGGAAAATATTAAAGACTATTATAGTTCAAAATCAGACGAAATATTGTACTTAGAATTAAAAGAAAGTTTAGTAGATATTGACTTTCCTCTACCAATATTAAAAAAAGATTTTACAGAAGAAATTAAGTCAGGAACTTTTAATGAAGAAATTGAGTTTAAATATTTTTTTAGAGGTATAATATTTAATTTAGCTGTGGATTTCAATTTTAAGTATGCAGAAAGATATTTTGATTTTTTATTTAAAAATATTACAAATTTAAAAGAAGCTGTTTTAAATATGGCTATTTATGAATTACAAGATGATGTAGAAATCTCAAATATTTTTTTAAAGTTTAATTATGATAATTTTCAAGATGTAACCAGTAATTATTATTATACTTTAACATTATTGGAATTATATGAAAGTAAAAACAATAATATATTTTTAGAAGAAGCAGAGAAGGTATTAAATAAAAATATTTCTATTGATGAAAAATATCCATTAACATATTTTTTATTGGGAAATATTGAATTAAATCGAGATAATTTAATAAAAGCTAACTATTATTATTTGGAATCAAAGAAAAATTTAAAAAATTTAAATATAAACAATATAGAAGAAATTGAAAAAGAAATAGATAATAAATTAGATTTTTTACAAATTGAAGTAATATTATTGGAAAGCAAGTATTTACTTGAAAATGGTAAATTCTATGAGGTTATAGAAAAATTAGAAAATAATGACATATACGATTATAGAAAATATTATTATTTAGCTAATGCTTATTTTGCCTTAATGGAAAATAATAAAGCCTTTAAATATTATTCACTAGCAGATGATTTTAAAAATAAAGAAGTAGAATTTTATATAGACTATAGTTATTTTTTATCTCAAGTTGGATATATAGAATTGACAATTGAAATAATAGAAAAAGGTTTAAAGGAATATGAAGATAATGAAATATTGTTGTTTAATAGGGCTGTAATCTTTTTAAATTTAGGAGAAAATAGAAAAGCTAAGGAAGATTTAGAAAACATAGTTCAATATTACGATATTTCAGAAGATATTTTTAATAATGCAATGATTTTATTAGAACAAATCCAGGATGAATAATTATTTTATTAATCCTGGATTTAATTTATCTAGTATTTCTAAGGCGATTAAAATATTTTGCCTAGAAGTTGATTTTTCAAGGTCTATATCTACAAGTTCATTAACTTTGTTAATTCTGTACACTATAGAGTTTCTGTGAACATCCATTTGTTTAGATGCCTTAATTAAAGACCTTTCTTCAATTAAATAGTAATATAGGGTTTTTAATAATTCTGAATTTTTATCTTTATCATAGTTTTTTAAAGCAATAACCTCTTCGGGTATAGCCATTTCAATAAAATCATTGGAAAGTGACATGGAGAATATTAATTTATCTAAATTTAAATCTATATTCTCTTTAATATTTAAATTATTATCTATAATATATTTAGTAAGTTCATAGGCTTTATAGAAATTTAATAAATTTTTTCTCAAATATATTGTAGAATAATCAAGATTATACTTATCAATATAATTTTGTATGTTGGTTTTTATTTTGTCGCTATTTAAATTAGATTCATTTAATAAAATAAGAAGATTATTATTTACGATTATAGAATATAGGTACATAGGGTAATCTAGTATAAATTTATTGCCATGAACAAACATATCCCTATATTTGAAAAGACCGCCTTCTAATTTTAAATTATATAGTTTATATTGATCATTTATATTCCAATTAATAATTTTTAAAATCTGTGCATCTTCATCAGTAAAATTATTTAAAGATAAATTTTTTAATGTATCATAAAACTTATCCTTACTGTTAATAAATTCATTTATGCAAGTATATATATATATGGAAGTTATTCCACTTACCTTGTCTATGCTATCGTGTAGTTTTTCATCAACATTTTCAAAAGCTAAATATCCAAAAACACGAGATGATGCTTTTTTCGATATTTTAAGGGAGAATATATCATTAACCTTATTAAAATCAAAAATATTATAAACTAATTTTTTATTGTTGCTTAGGATACATACATTTGAATTGTATTCTTTTTTAAAAATTTTTAATAATTCATCAATTCCCCTATTATTCGCAATAATATCATATACTAGAAAAAGAAAATTATTATGTTTATATAAGCATTCATTAACAATATCTACAATTTCATAACAATTATCTAAATTTGTAACAATGTAATTGATATTTTGGTTTAAAGAAATTTCTTTATTACAATTATAAATTAAATAATTACCTTTTACATCCTTTAATTTATTAAAGGAATTTCCATCAATAATATTTAATGTATTTTCATTATCTATAAAATTATTGGTCTTAATATGAATTATTTCATTATTAATTTTTACATTATTTTTTTGTATTTTAAGTGTAGTTAAATTTAACAATTCTTTGAAAAACATTACATATAACTCCTTATTTTTTTATACTATTAGTATAGCATATATTATTATATGAAATAATAGTATCTAGCAAATTATAAAATTTTATATTATAATATGTCTTATGCTTATATAAATTTTAGGAGATGTTATGAAGTCAACAGCTTTTTTATTAATGATAATTACAATTATATCCAAATTCTTAGGTTTGTTACGAGAATCTTTATTGGCGAAGTATTTTGCTACTGGTATAGTTGCAGATGCATTTAATATAGCAATGGATTTACCTATTCTTATATTTAGCTTTGTAGCAGTAGGTATATCTACAGGATTTATTCCTACATATAAAAGAATAGAAAAAAAGGAAGGTATTTTATTAGCTAATAGATTTACCAGTAATATGGGAAATGTAAGTATAGTAATTGGTATAGTAATTGTTATATTTTGCCAAATATTTGCCAGTCCCTTAACTAAATTATTAGCCTATAATTTTCCAAAAGAATCCCATGCTTTAGCAACTAATTTTTTAAGAATAACATATTTAAGTTTAGTTGCTACATCAGTGGCTACAGTTTATAGAGGATATCTTTATGCTAGAGAAAACTATCTAGTTCCAGCAATACAAGGGTTTATTTTAAATTTATTTATAATAGTTTCAATTGTTTTAGGATCTAAAACCAATATATATATATTGCCAATAGGTTTAACTCTGGGTACTATAGTACAATTTATACCTTATATTCCAGCAGTAAAGAAAACTGGATTTAAATGGATACCCAAAATAGATTGGTCAGACAAACATTTGAAAAGTATGTTGTATTTAGCTATTCCTGTAATATTCGGAGTATCTGTTAGTCAAATTGGAGTCATGATTGACAAAAACCTTGCAACTTTTATTCAGTCTGTAGGTGGATATTCTACAATGAAATATGCATCTAGATTAAGTGAGTTTGTAAATGGAATAGTAGTGGTTTCAATAGGGACTGTTGCTTATACAGCATTAAGTGAAAGTACTGCCTCAAGAGATATTAGAAAATTCAAAAGAATGATTTTATCTTCAATGGACTCTATGAATATATTGGTTTATCCTGCTTCCATTGGTCTTATAATATATGCAATACCAATAGTAAATTTGGCATTTAATAGAGGGGAATGGACTTACCAGAACACTATTATTACAGCTCAAACTTTACAATGTTATGCCTTTGGATTAGTAGGAATAGCATTTAGAGATATACTATTAAAATCTTTCTATGCTTTGAAGGATACTAAAACACCTACAATTAATTCAGTATATATGATTTTTGTCGATTTGGTCCTCAGTTTAATTGCAGCCTACTTTATTGGATTACCAGGTTTAGCTTTAGGAACATCTTTAGGAGCTTACTTTGGTTCTTTAACATTAGCAATAAGACTAAGAAAAAAAGTAGGTAGATTTGGTGGAATAAGAATTTTCTTAAGAGAGAATACTAAAATGATTTTATCAAGTTTAATTATGGGCGGACTTTCTTATTTGCTATATAAATTTATGCTAGGTTATTTAGGAAGTACTATTTCCTTATTAATTGCAGTTGTTTTTGCTGTAATAGTATATGGAATCTGTTTGTATATATTAAATGTAAAAGAATTATTTAGAACCTTAGATAGTTTTAAAAATAGATTTGGGAAAAAAAGAAGTTAATAGCTTCTTTTTTTATTGATTGAAAAATACAAATATGGTAAAGTTATAGTTTATAGTAGATAAATAAGGGGGAAACATGAAAGCCACTACGATTATTTTAATGATTATAACAATTACATCTAAAGTTATAGGTGCTTTAAGAAATGCTGTTTTATCAAGATTATTTGGAACTGGTGATGTGGCAGCAGCTTTTTCTTTAGCTATGTCAATACCGGTTGTAATATTTAGTTTTATTTCTGTAGGAATTACGACAGGATTTATTCCAACTTATAAAAGGTTAGAAGATAGAGAAGGATACTTAATAGCCGATAAATTCACAAGTAATTTAGGTAATATTACCTTAATAATAAGTATTATTTTAATGCTTATATGTCAGATATTTGCAAAGCCGATTACTTATTTATTTGCATTTAAGCTAAATAATGAAGCAAGGGAATTAACTACGATTTTTACACAAATTACATATTTAAGTTTACCTGCTATGGCTGTAGCGACTGTTTATAGAGGTTATTTAAATTGTAAAAATGAATTTATAGTTCCGGCAATACAAGGGTTTATTTTAAATTTTTTTATATTAATATCATTGTTTTTAGGTAAATACATAAATGTTTACTTTTTAGCAATAGGTCTTACTTTTGCAACTATTGTTCAATTTGTTCCTTATATACCTGCAATTAAAAAAAGAAAATTTAAATGGACTAAAATATTGGATATAAAAGAGCCAGAAATTAAAAGTATGTTAATAATGGCTATACCGGTAATATTTGGAACATCTATTAGTCAATTGAATATTATCATTGATAAGAACCTTTCTTCTATGATTTTAGGTGGGCAAGGTATTACAATTATGGACTATTCCTCAAAGTTAAGTGAATTTGTTAATGGAATAGTTATAATATCAATTACAACAGTAGCTTATCCCTTACTAAGTAAAATTGCCGGTAGAGGAAATATTAAGGAATTTAAAAAAACTATATTGGATACTTTGACCTCAATGAATATTTTGGTTTTGCCGGCAATGATAGGACTTGCTGTATTATCTGAGCCAATTGTAAGATTGGTTTATGAAGGAAGAGCCTTTAAACCTGAAGATACTGTATTGACAGCTCCTTGTCTGCTTTTTTATGCACTGGGACTTTTGGCAATAGGTGCTAGAGATGTTTTATTTAAATCCTTCTATAGCTTGAAGGACACAAAAACCCCTACAATAAATTCGTTCTATATGGTATTGGTAAATATAATTGCAAGTATAATATTATCGAGATTTATAGGCTTATCAGGCTTAGCTTTAGGGTCTACAATTGCTGCATATTATGGTGCTACAACTCTATACTTAAGACTTAAAAAGAAAATTGGAGATTTTTCAGACTTACAAAATTTTAAGAAAGAAAATTTAAAAATGATTGTTGCAAGTGTATTAATGGGAGTATTTGCATATATTTCATTTAGCTTATTAAATAATAGATTTGGTAGTAATATTAGTTTACTGATTTCTATAATGATGTCTGCTCTAGTGTATTTAATTTTATTATTGCTATTTAGAGTTAAAGAGTTATATGCTCTTTTAAATAGCATTAAAAATAGACTAAGTAGAAAGAAATAAATTGACTTAATATATAAATATTATATAATGATAATTAGAAATACAAGGAAGAGAAGGGTATTTTAGAATATGTTTTCTAGAGAGATAAGGTTTGGTGGAACTTATTATACATACTAAAATTGACATCTTGGAGTAGATTATTCCGCTAGAAGCGTTAAAACAATGAGAGAGGTTTACCTAATTAGGGTGGTACCGCGAGTTAACTCGTCCCTTGTGGCGAGTTTTTTTATTTCAAAAATATATTTAATTTATATAAATTATAATTTAAAACTGGAGGAATTATGGATACTATAAAAAATTTTAAAAGAACAAACATGTGTGGAGAAGTTTTGGAGAATTGCTTAGGCAAAGAAGTTATTGTAATGGGTTGGGTAGCAAAAGAAAGAAATCTAGGCAGTATTATTTTCATGGATATTAGAGATACAACAGGAATAGTTCAAGTAGTTATAAATGAAACTGACAACAAGGAACTTTTTGATAAGGTTAAAGGAGTTAGAACTGAATTTGTAGTAGGTGTAAAAGGTCTTGTTAGAGAAAGAGAATCTAAAAATCCTAATATACCAACGGGTAATATTGAAATTCTAGTAAATGAGTTTAGAATTTTAGATAAAGCTGAAACTACTCCAATATATATAAAAAATGATGATAATGTTTCAGAAGAAGTAAGACTAAAATATAGATATTTAGATCTAAGAAAGGAATATTTACAAAATAATTTAAAATTAAGGGCTAAAACTTCTAGTATAATTAGAAACTTTTTAGCAGAAAATGATTTTGTTGAAATAGAAACTCCCTTTTTAGGAAAGCCTACTCCGGAAGGTGCTAGGGACTATTTAATTCCTTCAAGAGTAAATCCTTATGAATTTTATGCCTTACCTCAAAGTCCACAATTAATGAAACAATTACTTATGATAGCTGGAATGGACAGATACTATCAAATAGTTAAATGTTTTAGAGATGAAGATTTAAGGGCAAATAGACAACCTGAGTTTACTCAAGTAGATTTAGAAATGTCTTTTGTAGAAGAAGATGATGTTATTGAAATTAATGAAAAATTAATTAAGAAAATATTTAAAGAAATTAAAAACATAGATTTAGAAATTCCTTTTAATAGAATGACCTATACTGAAGCAATGGAAAAATATGGAAGCGATAAACCGGACTTAAGATTTGGATTTGAATTAGTAGATATATCTGAAATTGTCAAAGATTCAGATTTTAAAGTATTTTCCTCATCTGTAAAAGAAGGTTTTTCAGTAAGAGGAATAAACATCGGAGAATACCAAAAAGATTATTCAAGAAAGAAAATAGATGCTTTACAAGAATATGTCAAAACATATGGTGCTAAAGGATTAGCTTGGATTAAAATGAATAATGGCAAGGTTAATTCGCCAATAGCTAAGTTTTTAAAAGAAGATGAACTGGCTTCTATATTAAAAGCTTTTAATGTTGAAAATGAGGGACTTATTTTAATCGTTGCTGATAAAAACTCAATAGTATTTGATTCATTAGGAGCATTAAGAAGACATATTGCACAAAATTTAGACTTACTTAAAAAAGATGATTTTAAATTTACGTGGATAGTTGATTTTCCTTTATTTGAATATGATGATGAAGAAGAAAGACTTGTAGCTAAACATCATCCATTTACAAGCCCAAAAGATGAAGATATAGAATTACTAGAAAAAACTCCGGAAAAAGTTAGAGCTAAAGCTTATGATATTGTCGTAAATGGAGAAGAATTAGGCGGAGGTTCCATTAGAATTAATAATAGTGAACTACAGGAAAAAATGTTTAAAGCTTTAAATTTGACAAAGGAAGAAATAGAGAATAAATTTGGTTTCTTTGTTGACGCATTAAAGTATGGTACACCTCCACATGGTGGTTTAGCCTATGGGTTAGATAGACTTATGATGTTATTAAGTGGTACTGAAAATATTAAAGATGTAATAGCTTTTCCAAAAACTCAATCTGCAACAGATCTTTTATCAGGCGCTCCTTCACAGGTTACAGAAGAACAATTAAAGGAAATTCATATAAAATTGGATAAATAGAAATGGAAAATAATTTTTTACAAAGAACAGAATTACTAATAGGAAAAGAATCTCTAAACAAATTAGCCAACTCTAAAATATTGATTTTTGGAGTTGGTGGTGTTGGAGGTTATGTTGTTGAAGGACTAGCTAGAGCTGGAATAGGCTCGATAACAGTTGTAGATTTTGATACAATTGATATAACCAATATTAATAGACAAATCATAGCTTTACATTCTAACATAGGTGCCTACAAAGTGGATGTTATAGAACAGAGAATAAAGGATATTAATCCGAAATGTAAGGTTG
It encodes:
- the aspS gene encoding aspartate--tRNA ligase, with the protein product MDTIKNFKRTNMCGEVLENCLGKEVIVMGWVAKERNLGSIIFMDIRDTTGIVQVVINETDNKELFDKVKGVRTEFVVGVKGLVRERESKNPNIPTGNIEILVNEFRILDKAETTPIYIKNDDNVSEEVRLKYRYLDLRKEYLQNNLKLRAKTSSIIRNFLAENDFVEIETPFLGKPTPEGARDYLIPSRVNPYEFYALPQSPQLMKQLLMIAGMDRYYQIVKCFRDEDLRANRQPEFTQVDLEMSFVEEDDVIEINEKLIKKIFKEIKNIDLEIPFNRMTYTEAMEKYGSDKPDLRFGFELVDISEIVKDSDFKVFSSSVKEGFSVRGINIGEYQKDYSRKKIDALQEYVKTYGAKGLAWIKMNNGKVNSPIAKFLKEDELASILKAFNVENEGLILIVADKNSIVFDSLGALRRHIAQNLDLLKKDDFKFTWIVDFPLFEYDDEEERLVAKHHPFTSPKDEDIELLEKTPEKVRAKAYDIVVNGEELGGGSIRINNSELQEKMFKALNLTKEEIENKFGFFVDALKYGTPPHGGLAYGLDRLMMLLSGTENIKDVIAFPKTQSATDLLSGAPSQVTEEQLKEIHIKLDK
- a CDS encoding B12-binding domain-containing radical SAM protein — translated: MKILLTSLNTKYIHSNIAIQYLKSTVKDYYKVDTKDFTINQNIDDIIYEIMKNDYEIIGFSTYIWNVEETLKICKKIKKIKEDIIIILGGPEVSYNGEELLKENKSIDYIISGEGELVFFKLLNYIVNKESILPDGILGRKNNNILGNTNYQVINDLKISEFEYTDEHIKDKKIIYYETSRGCPYNCEFCLSSSTKKVRYFDLERCKKDIKKFIDLEVPLVKFIDRTFNYDKNRALELMKFIKENDKGVTTFHLEIHPTLIDKDYLKLFKNLRKDLFQFEIGVQSTNVKTCKAIKRVGEFEQIKKVCKEIISYNNIHLHLDLITGLPFEDYESLKKSFNDILSIRPDKLQLGFLKVLKGSPLWYKSKEYGIIYDDDPPFEVIFTKWISYDEIQKIKLIETLVDKYYNEKYFINTFEFVVKNYYKTDFDFFEDFSNYWKKNNYYFRNHSRDNLYLIFKDFIVFKDFKYKNILLELLIHDYIITNKKIPYFLNPAVIENQIKHELLKNDEILNTIGKYALGMTTKKLVKNIFILKFKYDIIDVMKNNNYYEKNCIVLYDKNNNEFYNITDYYKEII
- the murJ gene encoding murein biosynthesis integral membrane protein MurJ — its product is MKSTAFLLMIITIISKFLGLLRESLLAKYFATGIVADAFNIAMDLPILIFSFVAVGISTGFIPTYKRIEKKEGILLANRFTSNMGNVSIVIGIVIVIFCQIFASPLTKLLAYNFPKESHALATNFLRITYLSLVATSVATVYRGYLYARENYLVPAIQGFILNLFIIVSIVLGSKTNIYILPIGLTLGTIVQFIPYIPAVKKTGFKWIPKIDWSDKHLKSMLYLAIPVIFGVSVSQIGVMIDKNLATFIQSVGGYSTMKYASRLSEFVNGIVVVSIGTVAYTALSESTASRDIRKFKRMILSSMDSMNILVYPASIGLIIYAIPIVNLAFNRGEWTYQNTIITAQTLQCYAFGLVGIAFRDILLKSFYALKDTKTPTINSVYMIFVDLVLSLIAAYFIGLPGLALGTSLGAYFGSLTLAIRLRKKVGRFGGIRIFLRENTKMILSSLIMGGLSYLLYKFMLGYLGSTISLLIAVVFAVIVYGICLYILNVKELFRTLDSFKNRFGKKRS
- a CDS encoding tetratricopeptide repeat protein; the protein is MENIKDYYSSKSDEILYLELKESLVDIDFPLPILKKDFTEEIKSGTFNEEIEFKYFFRGIIFNLAVDFNFKYAERYFDFLFKNITNLKEAVLNMAIYELQDDVEISNIFLKFNYDNFQDVTSNYYYTLTLLELYESKNNNIFLEEAEKVLNKNISIDEKYPLTYFLLGNIELNRDNLIKANYYYLESKKNLKNLNINNIEEIEKEIDNKLDFLQIEVILLESKYLLENGKFYEVIEKLENNDIYDYRKYYYLANAYFALMENNKAFKYYSLADDFKNKEVEFYIDYSYFLSQVGYIELTIEIIEKGLKEYEDNEILLFNRAVIFLNLGENRKAKEDLENIVQYYDISEDIFNNAMILLEQIQDE
- a CDS encoding helix-turn-helix domain-containing protein, whose protein sequence is MFFKELLNLTTLKIQKNNVKINNEIIHIKTNNFIDNENTLNIIDGNSFNKLKDVKGNYLIYNCNKEISLNQNINYIVTNLDNCYEIVDIVNECLYKHNNFLFLVYDIIANNRGIDELLKIFKKEYNSNVCILSNNKKLVYNIFDFNKVNDIFSLKISKKASSRVFGYLAFENVDEKLHDSIDKVSGITSIYIYTCINEFINSKDKFYDTLKNLSLNNFTDEDAQILKIINWNINDQYKLYNLKLEGGLFKYRDMFVHGNKFILDYPMYLYSIIVNNNLLILLNESNLNSDKIKTNIQNYIDKYNLDYSTIYLRKNLLNFYKAYELTKYIIDNNLNIKENIDLNLDKLIFSMSLSNDFIEMAIPEEVIALKNYDKDKNSELLKTLYYYLIEERSLIKASKQMDVHRNSIVYRINKVNELVDIDLEKSTSRQNILIALEILDKLNPGLIK
- the murJ gene encoding murein biosynthesis integral membrane protein MurJ; amino-acid sequence: MKATTIILMIITITSKVIGALRNAVLSRLFGTGDVAAAFSLAMSIPVVIFSFISVGITTGFIPTYKRLEDREGYLIADKFTSNLGNITLIISIILMLICQIFAKPITYLFAFKLNNEARELTTIFTQITYLSLPAMAVATVYRGYLNCKNEFIVPAIQGFILNFFILISLFLGKYINVYFLAIGLTFATIVQFVPYIPAIKKRKFKWTKILDIKEPEIKSMLIMAIPVIFGTSISQLNIIIDKNLSSMILGGQGITIMDYSSKLSEFVNGIVIISITTVAYPLLSKIAGRGNIKEFKKTILDTLTSMNILVLPAMIGLAVLSEPIVRLVYEGRAFKPEDTVLTAPCLLFYALGLLAIGARDVLFKSFYSLKDTKTPTINSFYMVLVNIIASIILSRFIGLSGLALGSTIAAYYGATTLYLRLKKKIGDFSDLQNFKKENLKMIVASVLMGVFAYISFSLLNNRFGSNISLLISIMMSALVYLILLLLFRVKELYALLNSIKNRLSRKK